GGTGTAATGGCTGTAATAAAAGTCAATAGTAATTTTTGTGAGGTGGTGTACTTCATTGCTGAAAATCTGGTGGTCTCCGGTAGTGTGACCCATGAGGTCTTGCCCTGGTTCGGCATAGATGGGTAACGAAATAGATGGGTAACGAAAAGCAGGTATGAGCCATGGCATCTCATGGCCGTTCTGAGCAGTAGGAGTTCACTCCTGAAGCTTAGCATCGTCGATAGTGTTTCAAGACTGGCAACGTTGGGTGCTACATCGTAGCGTAGGGACGACCTTCAATGATCTTCAGTTCTCTCCAGTTTGTATTTCTCTTTTTGCCCATTGTGCTGGGCGTGTTCTTTTTGATTGGGCATCGGGGCTGGCATCAGGCTGCGTTAGCTTGGTTAGTCATCGCATCTCTATTCTTTTATGGTGTATGGAATCCCGCCTACCTGATCTTGATTCTATTATCCATTGCTATCAACTACGCCTTAGGACGCCTCATTCAAGAATCGAGAACTATTCGCCCTCAATCAGCATCGTTTCTAACCGTAGCAGGGGTTTTGCTTAATCTTGGACTGTTGGGCTATTACAAATACGCCAACTTCTTTGTGGATAATTTCAATACTCTGCTAGATACAGATATTGTCCTGAAGACCATTATTCTTCCCCTCGGCATTTCTTTTTTCACATTTCAACAAATGGCCTACATCATTGATGTATCAAAAGGTCATATTAATGACAACAACTTTTTGCGCTATTGCTTATTTGTCACCTTCTTCCCTCAGCTGATCGCCGGGCCCATTGTCCACCACGATGAAATGATGCCCCAGTTCGCCCAGCGGGATATTCTCAAGCCTAGTATGAGGGCGATCGCCATTGGGCTCACGCTATTCACCCTTGGGTTATTCAAGAAGGTGATGATTGCAGATACCATCGCAGGCTATGGAAATTCTATTTTCCGCGCAGCCATGATGGGTGAAGAACTCAGCTTCTTTACGGCATGGTTGGGAGCGATCGCCTACACCTTTCAGCTTTACTTCGACTTTTCTGGCTATGCAGACATGTCGATTGGCATTGCCTACATGTTGAAGATTAAGCTACCGCTGAACTTCTTCTCGCCCTACAAGTCTGTTGATATTATTGACTTCTGGCGACGTTGGCACATGACCCTATCGCGGTTTCTCAAAGACTACATCTACATTCCTTTGGGCGGTAATCGCAAGGGTAAAGTGCGGCGGTATGTC
This portion of the Leptolyngbya sp. CCY15150 genome encodes:
- a CDS encoding MBOAT family O-acyltransferase — encoded protein: MIFSSLQFVFLFLPIVLGVFFLIGHRGWHQAALAWLVIASLFFYGVWNPAYLILILLSIAINYALGRLIQESRTIRPQSASFLTVAGVLLNLGLLGYYKYANFFVDNFNTLLDTDIVLKTIILPLGISFFTFQQMAYIIDVSKGHINDNNFLRYCLFVTFFPQLIAGPIVHHDEMMPQFAQRDILKPSMRAIAIGLTLFTLGLFKKVMIADTIAGYGNSIFRAAMMGEELSFFTAWLGAIAYTFQLYFDFSGYADMSIGIAYMLKIKLPLNFFSPYKSVDIIDFWRRWHMTLSRFLKDYIYIPLGGNRKGKVRRYVNLLTTMLLGGLWHGAGWTFVIWGGLHGIYLVINHAWRGLENRFGWAVGESVPKWRSALSIGVTFIAVTVSWVLFRANDLSAAGVMLQGMIGRYGFDWVTSSSFLELEWVTTLVLLAAIGLAFFCPNAYELLERYRPALETYRTSAFSTAKTWFHWMPSQAWAIIMGLMFGVSILGMSRVSEFLYFQF